A single region of the Nicotiana sylvestris chromosome 6, ASM39365v2, whole genome shotgun sequence genome encodes:
- the LOC138870643 gene encoding uncharacterized protein: MPLDDKEIVLVSETTLGVWTLFMDGVSNVKGSWLEVVLVTSSGETLRPAIKTVLLTNNEAEYEALVAGIELAQGLGFEVIEFKCPYQNIGKREVVDFLWDHIICRLGIPKEFPCENGPQFIGSKIIKILEYLKIKRIKSSTYHLSANGQAESTNKVIIQNLKKSLEAAKGKWLEELPSVLWAYRTTLKSSMGEMPFSLVYGAKVVIPVEVEEPSSRFSQANKEANNEALLVKLYLLNENRELAYVRTVAQKQRMERHFNRRANLCYFKVGDLVLRKMTQSTQEINAGKLDPKWEGP, from the exons ATGCCCTTGGATGATAAAGAAATAGTGTTGGTGTCAGAAACGACATTGGGAGTTTGGACCTTGTTTATGGATGGAGTTTCCAATGTAAAAGGGTCCTGGCTAGAGGTAGTTCTAGTCACGTCCTCGGGAGAAACCCTGAGGCCGGCCATTAAGACTGTTCTATTAACTAATAATGAAGCTGAGTATGAGGCTTTGGTTGCAGGAATTGAACTAGCCCAGGGACTTGGTTTCGAGGTCATCGAGTTCAAAT gtccTTACCAAAATATCGGTAAGCGCGAAGTGGTCGACTTCCTATGGGACCACATAATCTGCCGATTAGGAATACCGAAAGAGTTTCCCTGTGAAAACGGACCACAGTTTATAGGatcaaaaatcataaaaattctggaATATTTGAAAATCAAGAGGATTAAATCCTCAACATACCATCTGAGCGCTAATGGACAGGCAGAGTCAACCAATAAGGTGATTAtccaaaacctcaaaaagagTTTAGAAGCTGCTAAAGGCAAATGGCTCGAAGAGTTACCAAGTGTTCTATGGGCATACCGGACGACGCTAAAATCGAGCATGGGAGAAATGCCTTTCTCTCTCGTATATGGCGCAAAAGTTGTGATACCGGTGGAAGTAGAGGAGCCATCTTCACGGTTTTCCCAGGCAAACAAAGAAGCAAACAATGAGGCATTGCTGGTGAAGCTGTATTTGCTCAATGAAAATAGGGAATTGGCATACGTAAGGACGGTGGCTCAAAAGCAAAGGATGGAAAGACATTTTAATCGGAGGGCCAATCTTTGCTACTTCAAAGTAGGAGACTTGGTTTTGAGAAAGATGACTCAAAGCACTCAGGAAATCAATGCTGGGAAGCTGGATCCAAAATGGGAAGGTCCCTAA